From Coffea arabica cultivar ET-39 chromosome 2e, Coffea Arabica ET-39 HiFi, whole genome shotgun sequence, the proteins below share one genomic window:
- the LOC113733168 gene encoding uncharacterized protein, translating into MNPNSDKLVRRTAMVASVTASYFLLTADYGPEPNVLDPIKNAILSAERSVKEFIFGPSKGIQENETKKLASNAGEKHP; encoded by the exons ATGAACCCGAACAGTGACAAGCTTGTCAGAAGGACAGCCATGGTGGCCTCTGTAACTGCTTCTTATTTCCTTCTCACTGCTGATTATGGCCCTGAACCTAATGTTCTCGACCCA ATCAAGAATGCAATATTGTCAGCAGAGCGTTCTGTGAAGGAGTTCATCTTTGGACCAAGCAAGGGAATTCAAGAAAATGAAACCAAGAAATTGGCCTCCAATGCTGGAGAGAAACATCCCTAG